A single region of the Tursiops truncatus isolate mTurTru1 chromosome 18, mTurTru1.mat.Y, whole genome shotgun sequence genome encodes:
- the LOC117308867 gene encoding serine/threonine-protein kinase Nek5-like isoform X2, whose translation MKEIRKKMECELEDIERDLKQIGLQNTKESKIPEQKHKAKRGIKFEINLDKCISDGDTLQEEEAMDMLNETLTSEDDVKFKGYKCIKEHEDYTDKAFEKLCCREADAAAAEDRRQWDAGSPQTLLQMMATADITSTCSTVPEDGRVIVIEGIPENRKQWRLETPGTLMSVLTAAHLTSSSFSANDGEFAPVALLENEGPCGTERQAIPSEAMLDQPTSRWPVGPLKQWLPKEEGKVEVASDIEVDEEQPGPRSDDDDTTLSGSDTESAGIILILNST comes from the exons atgaaagaaattagaaagaagaTGGAGTGTGAACTGGAg GATATTGAAAGAGACTTGAAACAAATTGGACTTCAGAACACAAAGGAAAGTAAAATTCCGGAACAAAAACATAAAGCTAAG AGAGGGATAAAGTTTGAAATTAATTTAGACAAATGTATTTCTGATGGAGACACCCTCCAAGAGGAAGAG GCAATGGATATGCTGAATGAAACTTTGACCTCTGAGGACGACGTTAAGTTTAAAGGGTATAAATGTATAAAGGAGCATGAAGATTATACAGACAAAGCATTTGAAAAACTCTGTTGCCGGGAAGCAG ATGCTGCCGCTGCAGAGGACAGGAGACAGTGGGATGCTGGGTCTCCTCAGACTCTGCTGCAAATGATGGCCACAGCCGACATCACCTCCACCTGCTCCACTGTGCCTGAGG ACGGCCGAGTGATCGTGATTGAAGGCATTCCAGAAAACAGGAAACAGTGGCGGCTTGAAACGCCGGGAACTTTAATGAGTGTTTTGACAGCAGCACATCTAACAAGTAGCTCATTTTCTGCCAACGATGGAGAATTTG CTCCAGTTGCCCTGCTGGAAAATGAGGGACCGTGTGGAACAGAGAGACAAGCCATCCCAAGTGAAGCCATGCTAGACCAGCCAACCTCCAGGTGGCCAG TGGGACCATTAAAACAATGGCTTCCTAAAGAAGAGGGGAAGGTAGAAGTGGCCTCTGACATTGAAGTAGATGAAGAACAACCAGGACCAAGATCTGATGATGATGATAC